Proteins from a genomic interval of Desulfurobacterium sp. TC5-1:
- a CDS encoding 50S ribosomal protein L25 has translation METVKLEATRREKTGKGVARKLRREGLLPAIIYGGGRPEATPIAIKASDLKKLKHHSGLININIEGDERICILKEIQYNYLGDVPIHVDFHEVTFGETIVTTVELEFVGTPIGVKEENGVLEIFFREVEIETLPRNIPEKLVIDISNLHAGDALHISDIPVPEGVKILEDPETAVVVVSETEEVTPEEGEEETEEAAE, from the coding sequence ATGGAGACAGTAAAGTTGGAGGCTACCCGCAGAGAAAAGACAGGCAAAGGGGTAGCAAGGAAGTTACGCAGGGAAGGCCTCCTTCCAGCAATTATCTACGGCGGAGGGAGACCGGAAGCAACACCAATCGCAATAAAAGCGAGCGACCTGAAAAAACTTAAACACCACTCAGGTCTTATCAACATCAACATCGAGGGTGACGAAAGGATCTGCATTCTCAAAGAGATTCAGTACAACTACCTCGGCGATGTACCAATCCATGTGGACTTCCATGAAGTAACGTTCGGCGAAACAATCGTAACGACAGTAGAACTTGAATTTGTAGGAACACCTATTGGCGTTAAAGAAGAAAATGGAGTCCTCGAAATCTTCTTCAGAGAAGTTGAAATTGAAACACTTCCAAGAAACATTCCAGAAAAACTGGTTATAGATATCTCTAACCTGCACGCAGGCGATGCCCTCCACATCAGCGATATACCTGTCCCTGAAGGTGTAAAGATTCTTGAAGACCCGGAAACGGCAGTTGTTGTTGTTTCTGAAACAGAAGAGGTAACACCGGAAGAGGGTGAAGAAGAAACTGAAGAGGCAGCAGAATAA
- the pth gene encoding aminoacyl-tRNA hydrolase: MIRLIVGLGNPGKEYALTRHNIGWWVLDRVAERFNEEFSREKFKGIVAEIPGTHGKVTLLKPLTFMNRSGESVIEAAKFYKLKPEEILVVSDDLDMPVGKVRMRLKGKHGGHRGLMSIEKHLGTDNFPRLKIGIGRPARKEEVVNYVLQPFTEEQLPVTEQAVEKAADWIAEIIEGKPAEAKSASF, translated from the coding sequence ATGATTAGACTCATCGTTGGGCTTGGAAATCCCGGGAAAGAGTACGCATTAACAAGGCACAACATAGGATGGTGGGTGCTCGACCGGGTTGCAGAAAGGTTCAACGAAGAATTTTCGAGAGAAAAATTTAAAGGTATCGTCGCGGAAATTCCCGGCACACACGGGAAGGTAACGCTCCTAAAGCCGTTAACGTTTATGAACAGGAGCGGCGAAAGCGTAATTGAGGCCGCTAAGTTTTACAAGCTCAAGCCGGAAGAGATATTAGTCGTTTCCGACGACTTAGATATGCCTGTCGGAAAAGTTAGAATGAGACTTAAGGGAAAGCACGGCGGGCATAGAGGTTTAATGTCAATAGAAAAGCACCTTGGAACGGATAACTTTCCAAGGCTAAAGATAGGTATCGGAAGACCGGCAAGAAAAGAAGAAGTTGTAAACTATGTACTGCAGCCATTTACTGAAGAGCAACTACCTGTGACTGAACAGGCAGTTGAGAAAGCGGCAGACTGGATAGCAGAAATTATTGAAGGGAAACCCGCAGAAGCTAAAAGTGCGAGCTTCTAA
- the rpsF gene encoding 30S ribosomal protein S6, whose product MREYYYETVYILRPTLSDEEIEKAIEKVNNAVEKYNGKVLHIDKWGKKQLAYPINDYQMGYYVLIHAYTNDRNFVKNLENFFRINEDVIRFLSFRIKPSEVKGLKKEEAKSDSEANNG is encoded by the coding sequence ATGAGAGAATACTACTATGAAACAGTTTACATACTCAGACCAACTCTTTCAGATGAAGAGATAGAAAAAGCCATAGAGAAGGTAAACAACGCCGTTGAGAAGTACAATGGAAAGGTGCTTCACATAGATAAGTGGGGCAAGAAGCAGCTTGCATATCCAATCAATGACTACCAAATGGGATACTATGTTCTCATTCACGCTTACACAAATGATAGAAACTTCGTGAAGAATCTTGAAAACTTCTTCAGAATAAACGAAGATGTAATAAGATTTCTCTCTTTTAGAATCAAACCTTCAGAAGTAAAAGGACTCAAGAAAGAAGAAGCTAAATCCGATTCTGAGGCAAACAATGGCTAA
- the ssb gene encoding single-stranded DNA-binding protein yields the protein MANLNKVFLAGRLTRDPELQHTNSGTPFTRFTIAVNRSYRDRNGNWQEETSFIDIVVWGDAADRAVSRFNKGTEILVEGRLRQSSWETDSGEKRSKIEVVADRVQLLSQPSGKGEETTDIDDIEF from the coding sequence ATGGCTAATTTAAACAAGGTTTTTCTTGCCGGAAGGCTTACAAGGGATCCGGAGCTCCAGCACACAAACTCTGGAACACCCTTTACAAGATTCACCATAGCAGTAAACCGCAGCTACAGAGACAGAAACGGCAACTGGCAGGAAGAGACCTCCTTTATTGACATCGTTGTGTGGGGAGATGCTGCAGACAGGGCCGTAAGCAGATTCAACAAAGGAACGGAAATTTTAGTTGAAGGCAGACTCCGTCAATCCAGCTGGGAAACCGACTCAGGCGAGAAACGTTCTAAAATTGAAGTTGTTGCAGATAGAGTTCAGCTCCTTAGCCAACCTTCAGGTAAAGGTGAGGAAACAACAGACATAGACGACATTGAATTTTAA
- the rpsR gene encoding 30S ribosomal protein S18: MAEQRRFIRRRKYCKFCAQKIEHIDYKNVELLKPFISERGRIIPKRISGVCSKHQRQLAKAVKRARHLALLPFVKVD; this comes from the coding sequence ATGGCAGAACAAAGAAGATTTATCAGGAGAAGGAAGTACTGTAAATTCTGTGCACAAAAAATTGAACATATAGATTACAAAAACGTTGAACTTCTCAAACCTTTCATCAGTGAAAGAGGAAGAATTATTCCAAAAAGAATTTCTGGCGTATGTTCAAAGCATCAAAGACAGCTTGCAAAGGCTGTAAAAAGGGCAAGACACCTCGCACTACTACCATTTGTTAAAGTGGACTGA
- the rplI gene encoding 50S ribosomal protein L9: MKVILIQDMENLGKVGDIVEVKDGYGRNYLIPQGIALPATDSNIRKVKNELNALKKKAAKQLGKFKELAEKLSSVRVTIKHEAGEEGKLFGSVTTSQIEKALHEAGYEDIEKKQIILEKPIRETGTYDVKIHLFQDIEATITVDVVPLKKEQ, encoded by the coding sequence ATGAAAGTAATCCTGATTCAGGATATGGAAAATCTTGGAAAGGTGGGCGACATTGTTGAAGTAAAAGACGGGTACGGCAGAAACTACCTTATACCTCAAGGTATCGCCCTTCCTGCCACAGACTCAAATATAAGAAAAGTAAAGAATGAACTTAACGCGCTCAAGAAAAAGGCTGCCAAGCAGTTAGGGAAATTTAAGGAGCTTGCTGAGAAACTCTCTTCCGTGAGAGTAACGATAAAGCACGAAGCCGGTGAAGAAGGAAAGCTTTTCGGCTCAGTTACAACATCTCAAATCGAAAAAGCCCTTCACGAAGCTGGATACGAAGACATCGAGAAGAAACAGATTATCCTTGAAAAACCGATCAGAGAAACGGGCACCTACGACGTCAAGATCCACCTCTTCCAGGACATCGAAGCCACAATTACCGTTGATGTTGTCCCTCTAAAAAAAGAACAATAA
- a CDS encoding endonuclease III domain-containing protein — protein sequence MREIFNRLLKCFGPQYWWPADTEFEVCIGAILTQNTAWSNVEKAIANLKKENLLSPEAIIKVSDGRLKELIRPAGFYNQKAERLKAFSSFILNGGGIEKLSRLSLYDLREKLLSIKGIGKETADSMILYAFKKPIFVVDAYTKRLLFRLGKIDSEKVDYDVLREMVEVCLPSDAELFGEFHALIVRQCKEFCKKKPSCKDCSLKAMCVFYRKVAAEGSHR from the coding sequence ATGAGAGAGATCTTTAACCGTCTTTTAAAATGTTTTGGACCGCAGTACTGGTGGCCTGCTGATACGGAGTTTGAAGTTTGTATTGGTGCTATTCTTACTCAAAATACTGCATGGAGCAATGTTGAGAAAGCTATTGCAAATCTGAAAAAAGAAAATCTTTTATCACCGGAAGCTATCATTAAGGTGTCTGATGGAAGATTGAAAGAGCTTATAAGGCCTGCGGGTTTTTATAACCAGAAGGCAGAACGGTTAAAGGCATTTTCATCGTTTATTCTCAATGGTGGTGGGATTGAAAAACTGTCCCGACTTTCCCTTTATGACTTAAGAGAAAAACTGCTTTCCATTAAGGGTATTGGGAAAGAGACGGCAGATTCAATGATTCTTTATGCGTTTAAAAAGCCGATATTTGTGGTTGATGCTTATACAAAAAGGCTCCTTTTCCGTTTAGGAAAAATTGACTCTGAAAAGGTTGATTATGATGTTTTAAGGGAAATGGTTGAAGTTTGCCTTCCGTCAGATGCAGAGCTTTTTGGGGAATTTCACGCACTTATTGTCAGGCAGTGTAAGGAATTTTGTAAGAAGAAACCTTCCTGCAAGGATTGTTCTTTAAAAGCCATGTGTGTGTTTTATAGAAAGGTGGCTGCGGAGGGCAGCCACCGGTGA
- the rimP gene encoding ribosome maturation factor RimP: MNEERVSKLIEKVKELLLPILEEGNFELVDIEFVREPIGWVLRIYADRENGGITISDCQWISERIGTILDVEDLIHHPYNLEVSSPGLDRPLKKQKDFEKQIGNVVKIKTTEPLDNQRNFKGEILSADDKGVTIHDVSRNTEVEIPFEKIKTAKLDLDSLFNK; encoded by the coding sequence ATGAATGAGGAAAGAGTATCTAAACTTATAGAAAAAGTAAAAGAACTCTTGCTTCCAATACTGGAAGAGGGAAACTTTGAATTAGTTGATATAGAGTTTGTTAGAGAACCGATAGGCTGGGTACTGAGAATATACGCCGATAGAGAAAACGGTGGAATTACCATTTCCGACTGCCAGTGGATAAGCGAAAGGATTGGAACGATACTTGACGTCGAAGACCTGATACACCACCCCTATAACCTTGAGGTATCCTCACCGGGCCTTGATAGACCCTTAAAAAAACAGAAAGACTTTGAGAAACAGATTGGAAACGTCGTCAAAATAAAGACGACAGAACCTCTCGATAATCAGAGAAACTTCAAAGGTGAAATACTCTCTGCAGATGACAAAGGCGTAACCATTCATGATGTATCAAGGAACACCGAAGTAGAAATACCTTTTGAAAAGATCAAGACTGCCAAGCTTGATCTTGACTCTCTTTTCAACAAGTGA
- the nusA gene encoding transcription termination factor NusA: MESLGKTIEMLCKEKGISKEDVIAAVKTGIINAAKKAGYRGNLVVKIDEDGKDFGIYQEKEIVEKVENPDYQITPEEAEEITGEKKSTGDKVLVEIKAEELGRIAAKAAAQVIHEKITEAERKALYDYYKEKIGDIISGTVKQIMRNGDIVIDLGRVIGILPREEQISKERYRLGERVRAYIYDIVFDYRQYKKRGKSRIGDYPPPYVILSRTHPKFLKRLMEIEIPEVAEGLVEIKAVAREPGIRAKVAVDTKEEHIDPVGACIGVKGSRILPVSRELSGEKIEIIRWTDDIAELVARALSPAKVLHAESYEDEDGELRVEVVVPDDQLSLAIGKHGVNARLASKLVGQIVGIDIIKESDFKKIQELESLETEE; this comes from the coding sequence ATGGAAAGCCTTGGAAAAACCATAGAGATGCTCTGCAAAGAGAAGGGTATATCAAAAGAGGATGTAATAGCAGCCGTTAAAACAGGAATAATAAACGCTGCAAAGAAGGCAGGATACAGAGGCAACCTTGTCGTTAAAATAGACGAGGATGGCAAGGATTTTGGCATATATCAGGAAAAAGAGATTGTGGAAAAGGTAGAAAATCCTGATTACCAGATAACACCAGAAGAAGCCGAAGAGATAACGGGAGAAAAGAAAAGCACAGGCGACAAGGTCTTAGTAGAAATAAAAGCTGAAGAGCTTGGAAGAATAGCAGCAAAGGCAGCTGCACAGGTTATCCATGAAAAGATAACAGAGGCAGAGAGAAAGGCACTCTACGACTACTACAAAGAGAAAATCGGCGACATTATCTCCGGAACAGTAAAACAGATAATGAGAAATGGTGACATTGTAATAGACCTTGGAAGGGTTATAGGTATTCTTCCCAGGGAAGAACAGATATCAAAAGAGCGTTACCGTTTAGGCGAAAGAGTAAGAGCCTACATATATGACATTGTTTTTGACTACAGGCAGTATAAAAAGAGAGGAAAAAGCAGGATAGGTGATTATCCGCCACCCTACGTAATCCTCTCAAGAACACATCCAAAGTTTCTGAAAAGACTTATGGAAATAGAGATACCTGAAGTGGCAGAAGGGTTAGTAGAGATAAAGGCCGTTGCAAGAGAACCGGGAATAAGGGCAAAAGTTGCCGTTGACACAAAGGAAGAGCACATAGACCCTGTAGGTGCCTGCATCGGCGTTAAAGGCAGCAGAATTCTGCCGGTCTCAAGAGAACTTTCCGGCGAAAAGATAGAGATAATCAGGTGGACTGACGACATAGCAGAGCTTGTGGCCAGAGCGCTATCACCGGCGAAGGTTCTCCATGCAGAAAGTTATGAAGATGAGGATGGAGAACTTAGAGTAGAAGTCGTAGTACCGGATGACCAGCTCTCACTGGCAATAGGAAAACACGGTGTTAACGCAAGACTTGCCTCAAAACTTGTAGGACAGATAGTCGGTATTGACATAATCAAGGAATCTGACTTTAAGAAAATACAGGAGCTTGAATCACTTGAAACAGAAGAGTAA
- a CDS encoding YlxR family protein translates to MPERTCAGCRKKGEKEEFIRFITFEGKPLPDIKGTLPGRGFNVCPDRECIKKFVKKQFKGKIEPEEVAKETIKQLKNYLLSLLSMAHKSRITIVGQDNIKKAKPETGTLFISRNLSRKTAESLKKYGTTVIDSIFTSGEIGNALKKETEIGVVFVESIGVGKKVENIASKLNKLIKE, encoded by the coding sequence ATGCCAGAAAGAACATGTGCAGGTTGTAGAAAGAAAGGCGAAAAAGAAGAGTTTATACGATTTATAACGTTTGAAGGTAAACCCCTTCCAGATATTAAAGGAACATTACCTGGAAGGGGTTTTAATGTCTGTCCCGACAGAGAATGTATTAAAAAATTTGTGAAGAAACAGTTCAAGGGAAAGATTGAACCAGAAGAAGTTGCTAAAGAAACGATAAAACAGCTAAAAAACTATCTCCTCTCTCTCCTTTCCATGGCCCACAAATCAAGAATAACAATAGTTGGTCAGGATAATATAAAAAAAGCAAAACCCGAAACTGGCACGCTGTTTATTTCAAGAAACTTAAGCAGAAAAACCGCTGAAAGTCTCAAAAAGTACGGGACAACAGTTATAGACAGTATTTTCACCAGCGGAGAGATAGGAAATGCCTTAAAAAAAGAGACAGAAATAGGAGTCGTTTTTGTAGAATCTATAGGGGTTGGCAAAAAAGTGGAAAATATTGCTTCAAAATTAAACAAACTCATAAAAGAATAA
- a CDS encoding PfkB family carbohydrate kinase, with the protein MKRDILAFGSIVIDNLMIVDKFAALNETVPVKKYRYTYGGAGANVAVAATRLGVKSGLFAVSGYDFKKMNYEKCLTEQGVDVRGVIRTTEFPMARSFILSKEESEDQILYYYESKKAVARLLFHNIHLAESLAREYRILHFSTGHFEFYRRFLKKYKGKQLISFDPGQETFSYPYRVIRLLKYCHLLFMNNHEAKRIKEILKLKSIREIKGPSLICISLGAQGSIILFKGQVFRIPAVKSSRAVDPTGAGDSHRAGFLTALLKGYDIETAGRIASTVASFTIEAEGAQTSLPTWDKVVRRYEHFFKEPLPEPSKSWEETLKSLS; encoded by the coding sequence GTGAAAAGAGACATCTTGGCTTTCGGTTCCATCGTCATAGATAACCTGATGATAGTTGATAAATTCGCGGCCCTTAACGAAACAGTACCCGTTAAAAAATACCGCTACACGTACGGAGGTGCCGGGGCAAATGTCGCCGTTGCAGCAACGAGGCTTGGTGTCAAAAGTGGCCTGTTTGCAGTTTCCGGCTACGATTTCAAAAAGATGAACTACGAAAAGTGTTTAACAGAACAAGGGGTTGACGTAAGAGGCGTAATAAGAACTACCGAATTTCCGATGGCGAGAAGTTTTATATTGAGCAAGGAAGAGAGTGAGGATCAAATTCTCTACTACTACGAAAGCAAAAAAGCGGTGGCAAGACTCCTTTTCCACAACATCCACCTTGCAGAATCACTCGCCAGAGAGTACAGGATACTACACTTTTCGACAGGACATTTTGAATTTTACAGGCGATTTTTAAAAAAGTACAAAGGAAAACAGTTAATCAGCTTTGATCCAGGACAGGAAACATTTTCCTACCCATACAGAGTCATAAGACTCCTGAAATACTGTCATCTCCTCTTCATGAACAACCACGAGGCAAAAAGGATAAAAGAAATTTTAAAACTTAAAAGCATCAGAGAGATAAAAGGACCTTCACTGATCTGTATATCTTTAGGCGCACAGGGGTCAATAATTCTATTTAAAGGTCAGGTTTTCAGAATACCTGCCGTTAAATCTTCAAGGGCTGTTGATCCAACAGGTGCTGGAGATTCACACAGGGCCGGTTTTCTGACAGCTCTCTTAAAAGGCTACGACATAGAAACAGCCGGCAGGATAGCTTCAACTGTAGCATCTTTTACTATAGAAGCAGAAGGTGCTCAAACGAGTCTTCCAACGTGGGATAAAGTTGTAAGGAGGTATGAACACTTCTTTAAAGAACCCCTGCCAGAACCGAGCAAATCGTGGGAAGAAACTCTTAAAAGTTTGAGTTAA
- the fsa gene encoding fructose-6-phosphate aldolase, with the protein MKFFIDTADVKEIKEAVELGLIDGVTTNPTLISKTGRPFREVAREILELVDGPVSLEVVSLDSKGMIDEARQLAKLGDNVVIKIPMTTEGLKAVKVLSEEGIKTNVTLVFSPLQALLAAKAGATYVSPFVGRLDDIGHDGMELISQIVEIYGNYGFTTEIIVASIRHPKHVLEAALIGADIATIPFKVIAQLAKHPLTDIGIERFLEDWAKVPDRESIFK; encoded by the coding sequence ATGAAGTTTTTTATTGATACTGCAGATGTTAAGGAAATAAAGGAAGCTGTGGAGCTTGGTCTTATAGATGGTGTTACCACGAATCCAACGCTGATTTCGAAAACGGGAAGACCTTTTAGGGAAGTTGCAAGAGAAATTCTTGAGCTTGTTGATGGACCTGTGAGCCTTGAAGTTGTTAGTCTTGATTCAAAAGGTATGATTGATGAAGCAAGACAGCTTGCAAAACTTGGTGACAATGTTGTAATTAAAATACCAATGACTACGGAAGGCTTAAAAGCTGTTAAGGTTTTATCTGAAGAAGGAATAAAAACAAACGTTACGCTTGTCTTTTCACCTCTTCAGGCACTTTTAGCGGCAAAAGCTGGTGCTACTTATGTTTCACCTTTTGTTGGAAGGCTTGATGACATCGGGCATGATGGCATGGAACTGATATCCCAGATTGTTGAAATATATGGGAATTACGGATTTACGACAGAAATAATCGTTGCAAGTATCAGGCATCCAAAACATGTCCTTGAAGCTGCTCTCATCGGTGCAGATATTGCAACAATTCCGTTTAAAGTGATTGCTCAGCTTGCGAAACATCCTTTAACAGACATAGGGATAGAGAGGTTCCTTGAGGACTGGGCTAAGGTACCTGACAGAGAATCTATTTTTAAGTGA
- a CDS encoding metal-dependent hydrolase — MTTGTHVLAGVAVALYFKLPIFPAVVGSVLPDVDVGKGFPKKRTLFNAHRGITHHVAVPLIFICVAVVLKGSVPYAVYRDILSFAAGYLSHLFLDALTPLGIPAGFSYGQRFSFKLLKSGKVSEIVVVTLLIFFLAVLLKTETITVEAFFGRDNISLLMNMLK; from the coding sequence ATGACAACAGGAACTCATGTGCTTGCTGGAGTGGCAGTTGCTCTCTACTTCAAACTGCCGATTTTTCCGGCGGTGGTTGGTTCAGTCCTCCCCGATGTTGATGTAGGGAAAGGGTTCCCGAAGAAGAGAACGCTTTTTAATGCACATAGAGGAATAACCCACCATGTTGCTGTTCCGCTAATTTTTATCTGTGTTGCAGTTGTGTTAAAAGGTAGTGTTCCGTATGCTGTTTATAGGGACATTCTCTCTTTTGCTGCAGGTTACCTTTCTCACCTTTTTCTTGATGCTCTGACGCCCCTTGGAATTCCCGCTGGGTTTTCTTACGGTCAGAGATTCTCTTTTAAGCTTTTAAAGAGCGGCAAAGTTTCGGAAATTGTTGTTGTTACTCTTTTGATTTTCTTTTTAGCCGTACTTTTAAAGACAGAGACCATTACGGTTGAGGCGTTTTTCGGAAGAGACAATATTTCATTGCTAATGAATATGCTAAAATAG
- a CDS encoding MBL fold metallo-hydrolase — protein MVVKIFPLGLLAVNTLFVYDLDSREGMIVDPAGELDEIIGVADRNEVKVKYIVNTHEHPDHVAKNAWAKIEFPDAELIMHPAAAENVNRWIESEFGRSIGAEYSPPPDRTVDEGDVITIGKNEFNVFYTPGHSPGSISLYSKDDNFVIVGDLIFKGSIGRYDLPGSDYETLKRSIVRLLDRLNRDTVIIPGHGPTTTVKQELLDNPFIREFII, from the coding sequence ATGGTGGTGAAGATATTTCCGCTGGGCCTTTTGGCGGTTAACACGCTCTTTGTCTATGACTTGGACAGCAGGGAGGGAATGATTGTTGATCCTGCCGGTGAACTTGATGAAATAATCGGCGTGGCAGACAGGAATGAGGTAAAGGTAAAGTACATAGTGAATACTCATGAGCATCCCGACCATGTTGCGAAAAACGCCTGGGCAAAGATAGAGTTCCCGGATGCAGAGCTGATAATGCATCCAGCAGCTGCAGAAAACGTTAATCGCTGGATAGAGTCTGAATTTGGGAGAAGCATTGGTGCCGAATATTCACCGCCACCTGATAGAACCGTTGACGAAGGTGATGTTATTACCATTGGTAAGAATGAATTTAACGTTTTTTACACGCCCGGTCATTCACCTGGAAGCATATCCCTCTACAGCAAAGATGATAATTTTGTGATAGTTGGGGATTTAATCTTTAAGGGAAGCATTGGGCGTTATGATCTTCCTGGAAGTGATTACGAAACCTTGAAAAGATCCATTGTTAGACTTCTTGACAGGCTCAACAGGGATACAGTCATCATTCCCGGTCATGGGCCTACGACCACGGTGAAACAGGAACTTCTTGATAATCCTTTCATCAGGGAGTTTATTATATGA
- a CDS encoding NYN domain-containing protein, with amino-acid sequence MKARDYIERDSVYGHLKVAVFIDMQNLYYGARNTLKKKIDFKRLLEIAVRGRKLHRAIAYLVDLDNVNQGSFLYVLRSLGYEIKLKQPKKFYSWDKIEYKADWDMGIAIDAIAMAESGKIDAAVLMSGDGDFVDLVNFLKAKGIKVEVISFKPITAKELIVAADEYIDLYEVSDFIVLKEENSHGGEDISAGPFGG; translated from the coding sequence GTGAAAGCCAGAGACTACATAGAAAGAGATTCGGTTTACGGGCATTTGAAAGTTGCCGTTTTTATCGATATGCAAAATCTATACTACGGTGCAAGGAACACCTTAAAGAAGAAAATAGATTTTAAAAGGCTCCTTGAAATAGCTGTTAGGGGAAGGAAGCTGCACAGAGCGATAGCTTATCTTGTGGATCTTGATAACGTGAATCAGGGAAGTTTTCTGTATGTTTTGAGAAGTCTCGGTTATGAGATTAAATTGAAGCAGCCGAAAAAGTTTTACAGCTGGGATAAGATTGAGTACAAAGCCGATTGGGACATGGGGATAGCCATTGATGCTATAGCCATGGCTGAATCGGGAAAGATAGATGCTGCCGTTTTAATGAGTGGTGACGGTGATTTTGTTGACCTTGTCAATTTCCTGAAAGCAAAGGGAATTAAGGTTGAGGTGATTTCCTTCAAACCTATTACGGCCAAAGAACTAATTGTTGCAGCTGATGAGTACATTGATCTTTACGAAGTTTCAGATTTTATAGTTTTAAAAGAGGAGAACAGCCATGGTGGTGAAGATATTTCCGCTGGGCCTTTTGGCGGTTAA
- a CDS encoding cation diffusion facilitator family transporter, whose product MIYREKKKIALMSVFFNLILFTIKLSAGLASNSAALVADAIHSLSDLAAAVSVYAGITIANMKSKEFPYGLYKVENIVAIVSSFAIFLAGYEIAKHSLFGGGRERVTNLPVALVAIFATFILTLVFSFYERKKGEELNSPSLIADAEHVKTDMFSAAVVLVGVIANYAGYPWIEKMAVAVVVVLIFRAGFEILLESLKVLLDASIDRETLEKVKNIMLEFPEVSGIKSIRGRNSGSYKFIEAEVYIDCDSLEEAHEIVDAIEQKVKKEIPFVEKVIIHPEPYEPRKQVIAMPLDSKDRFCEGFGKCDFVLIAVVDKKRKLLESTKIYVNPVKNIERGRGIELVEFLKSKGVTCIILPKVPSHRGVLYAMAENRIKLAVVDGVRNPYEFLDRLSSENFKCQSPLIFLREGTGGSR is encoded by the coding sequence TTGATATATAGAGAAAAAAAGAAGATAGCTCTTATGTCTGTTTTTTTTAATTTAATACTCTTTACCATTAAACTTTCAGCAGGACTTGCTTCAAATTCTGCGGCTTTGGTGGCAGATGCAATTCACTCTCTCTCTGATCTGGCAGCGGCCGTTTCTGTCTATGCCGGTATAACCATTGCTAACATGAAGTCAAAAGAATTTCCTTATGGTCTTTACAAGGTTGAAAACATAGTTGCCATAGTGAGTTCTTTTGCAATTTTTCTTGCGGGATATGAGATAGCAAAGCATTCTCTGTTTGGAGGAGGAAGGGAAAGAGTAACGAACCTGCCGGTGGCTCTTGTGGCTATTTTTGCAACTTTTATTCTCACGCTTGTTTTTTCCTTTTACGAGAGAAAAAAGGGAGAGGAATTGAATTCTCCAAGCCTTATTGCAGATGCAGAACATGTTAAAACCGACATGTTCAGTGCTGCTGTGGTTCTTGTAGGTGTTATCGCGAATTATGCGGGCTATCCGTGGATAGAAAAGATGGCCGTGGCAGTTGTTGTTGTGCTTATATTCCGTGCCGGTTTTGAAATACTGCTTGAATCTTTGAAGGTTTTGCTGGATGCTTCGATAGATAGAGAAACTCTGGAAAAGGTTAAGAACATAATGCTTGAATTTCCAGAAGTTTCAGGAATAAAATCTATAAGAGGTAGAAATTCAGGAAGTTACAAATTTATAGAGGCTGAAGTCTATATCGATTGTGACTCTCTTGAAGAAGCTCACGAAATTGTAGATGCCATAGAGCAGAAAGTTAAAAAAGAGATACCTTTTGTTGAAAAAGTAATAATCCATCCGGAGCCTTATGAGCCGCGGAAGCAGGTAATAGCAATGCCTCTTGATTCAAAAGATAGATTTTGTGAAGGGTTTGGTAAATGTGATTTCGTTCTAATTGCCGTCGTTGATAAGAAGAGAAAGCTCTTAGAAAGCACTAAAATTTATGTTAATCCTGTTAAAAACATAGAAAGGGGAAGGGGTATAGAGCTCGTTGAATTCCTTAAAAGTAAAGGTGTAACGTGTATAATTCTTCCTAAAGTACCATCTCACAGGGGTGTTCTTTATGCAATGGCGGAAAATAGAATTAAGCTTGCCGTTGTTGATGGAGTGAGAAACCCTTATGAATTTCTTGACAGGTTGTCCTCTGAAAATTTTAAGTGTCAGTCTCCTCTTATATTTTTGAGAGAAGGAACAGGAGGGAGCAGGTGA